A window of Fibrobacter sp. genomic DNA:
GGCTCTTGCGGGTGTACTTTGGCGTGCACTGGCTGACGGACATCTTGTGCGGCTTTGTGCTGGGTATCGTGAGCTTTGTGCTGGGGCACCTGCTGTGGATAATGATTTTCTAGACGTAATGACAAACGATTTTGTAAGCGCCCAGGACTTCTTTGAATCTCTCGCTCCCGACGAGCGGGTTTACCTGCTGGTGCGGCACGGTGAACGGAACCATATCACGCCAAACGATCCGGATTATGGCGCCCACGTGGGTCTGACGGAGCGTGGGCGGGAGCAAGCCCTTGGTTTGGGCCGGGTTGTCTCTGCTAGTGGCAAATCGCCTGCCGATGTGTGCTTTTTCTCTAGCCCTGTGGGGCGTTGTGTGGAAACGGCCGAATATATCGGCAAGGGTTGCGGTGTCAAGAACTCCGAGGTGGAAAAACTGGACTGCCTGGCGGAATACTTTGTTCAGAATTACGCCGCCTATGAGGCTGTGCTGCGTGCTGGCTTTTACGAGGGTATCTGCGAGTGGCTGGCGGCCAATTCCCGCGAAGCAGAAGTGACGGAAACGCAAGACGCAGATGCTCCTTTTTACCCCCTGGCGGAACGCTCCGAGGAGATGCTTTCCATGATGCTCGAAAAGGGGCATGCCCGTTTTAACGTGTTCGTGACCCACGACGCCTGGGTGGTGCCCTGCCTTACGCACTTTTGCGGCCTGAAATTTACGCCCCAGCGTTGGATGAATTTTTTGACCGGGATGGCGGTAGTGGTCGGCAGCGACGGCCTGACTGTCCGGCGGATTGTTCCCGTGACGGCACTCCCTACGGGGTGGCTCCTTTTTTAGGGGTTTTGCCCGACCGGTCCATTTACTTTGGATGTGTTTTATATACATTTTGTCCAATGACCTTAACCTATCTGTAGATATTAAGAGGTTCTTTATGGGTTTTAATTTCCGCGGGCTGGCCTTTAAGCAGTCCATGATGATCTTGGCGGCTATTACGGTCGTGTTTGGCTTGATTTTTGCCATC
This region includes:
- a CDS encoding histidine phosphatase family protein, with the protein product MTNDFVSAQDFFESLAPDERVYLLVRHGERNHITPNDPDYGAHVGLTERGREQALGLGRVVSASGKSPADVCFFSSPVGRCVETAEYIGKGCGVKNSEVEKLDCLAEYFVQNYAAYEAVLRAGFYEGICEWLAANSREAEVTETQDADAPFYPLAERSEEMLSMMLEKGHARFNVFVTHDAWVVPCLTHFCGLKFTPQRWMNFLTGMAVVVGSDGLTVRRIVPVTALPTGWLLF